GGCCTGGATAACTGGGCGAAAAATAAGTCTAAACAAATATTTGACCGCTATTACCACGATAAGTTAGACACCTGTATATAAACAAAATGAATGTCTGTAAAAATACCATTTTAAATAATTTTGTAGAAAATTAAAAATTAATTTAATATATTTTGTTAAGAAATTTCCAGATAAAGCGAGTTGTATACAATATTTCATGTATGATTTTAAAAAAATTAAAATAACACTCTAATTATGATACAGCTTCGCAATCCGTTTTGTATTATCTGGAACATATTTTAATCAATGTTATTATGAATCAGTTGATTTAATTTTAGGCATTTCGGACAAAATATCATCAATGCCAGCGTTTTTCTGCCCGATAAAGATATTGTAGTGGTAGTCGCATAAGGTCGAAAGCGAACAGTTAAGGCTTGCTTTCTCACCATCTGAAAGAGGGCCCGAAAGCAGGATGGCAGCCTTGCATAGTTCTGGAAAAATCTTATTTATCTCAGCTTTCCCTTGTTCAGTAATAGAAACACGCATACTTCGCTTGTCGGCCAGATCCTTCTGCTGTTTTATCAGATGCGATTTCAGCAATCGCCTGATCACTTCGTTTCCCGATGTCTTTTCCATGGCATTCATATTATTCAGTTCAGTCTTTGTAAGGCTCTCATTATAAAAAAGACATATCAGGTAAGAGTATTCGTCAATGGTCTGCAACGAAGAATTCTTCAGCACTTTCTTCAAATAAAATTTAGAATAGCGATGAAGCAGGCTTACATTCTTGGAAATATTGATAATCATCTTGTCGTCTTTTCGCTGAACAGGAAGGCGGTTCAAATAGGCAATAAAATCATTCAGGGTAAGTGCCTCGCTTTCAGGAACCGAAGCATCGAAAGTTTCGACCAATCCTATTAATTCCTGCAACAACTCTTTGGTTCGCATATGGGATGAATAATTAAATTAGAACATAAATGTATTAATAATCTAAAATATTTACAATAATTTTTAATTTATTTTTGAAATTAGAACGATATTGTATTAAATTTACATCTCGAAAAATAAAATAAGATGACAGTAGCGGCAAGTCTTTCAGCGGCAGGAAAAACATACACGGCGGGTGATACCTCTATTATTGCCCTGCAGCCAACTACTATTGGATTTCGTAAAAAGGAACTTACACTTATTGTGGGCCCTTCGGGTTCGGGAAAAACAACGTTGCTTTCTCTTCTGGGATGCGTGATTTATCCTTCACAGGGAGATGTATGGCTTGAAGGTACACGCGTAAATACTTTATCGGAAAATAAACTGGCTGAAATAAGGCTCAAAAAGATTGGTTTTGTATTTCAGGGATTTAACCTGCTTGCACCACTCAACGGGCTTGAGAATGTCATGTTGCCGCTTCTGATGCAGGGTGTTCCCCGTAAAGAAGCCAGGAACAAAGCGCTGAATTTACTTCATGAGTTCGGAATGAGCGACAGAATAAAAAATTTACCCCGTGAGCTGAGTGGCGGGCAGCAACAGCGCATTGCCATCGCAAGGGCGTTGATTACAAATCCCGGCTTGATCTTATGCGACGAACCTACTGCCGCTCTTGACCATAAAAGTACTCTTCAGGTAATGGATAATCTGTGTAAACTGAAAGAAAATGACTGTGCCGTAATCATTGTTACACACGATGTGCGGCTCAAAAAATATGCCGACCGTACCATTTATGTGACAGATGGCAGCATAAGCGAAACTCCCCTAAAAGAAAGTTTTGATAATTAAAAATATCATATTATGGACAAAACACTGATTTTTGTGCTCGTAACCCTGATTATGGCAGGTTGTGCAAAAAAACAAGTCCGGCAACCTGAAAAGGAAGTCCTGCCCGTTACACAAATAATCGGTATCGGTAAAATCATTCCTGAAGGGGGAATCAGCGAACTGGCATCTCCTGCTTCGGGTATTGTTACCGAATTACCTGTAGCTGAAGGCAGCAAAGTAAAAAAAGGCGAGGTACTGATTCAACTCGCTAATGCAGAGCAGGCGTTAGCTGTTTTGGAAATTGACAAAAAAATTACGTCGCAGCAAAAATCCATTGAGTCGGAAAGATGGCTTATCGAACAAAAAAAAATAGCCATGGCCGATAAGCTGAGAAAGCTGACCGATGCAAAGGACCTTTTAAAATCAGGGGCAACAACCGGTGAAAATGTCCGTACGCTGCAAAACGATTATGACCAGGCGTCACAGGAGATGAAAAAGCTGGAAAATGATTTAGCCATGCAGCAGTCACAGCTCAACGAAATATCCGCACAAAAGGCAATAAAGAAATATAACCTTCAGCAGACCACTCTCAAGGCTCCCATGGATGGAATTATATTGGACATCCTCCCTAAAGCGGGAGAAGCCCTGAGCCAATATCAAACTTATGCCCGCCTGGCTCCCGATAAGCCATTGATTGTTCAGGCTGAAATTGATGAAATGTTTGCAGGGAAGCTGGCCCTTGGCCAAAAATGCTCAGTTCGCCTTTCCGGCGAAAATAAACAGGTAGCAAGCGGCAAGGTTATTCATATTTCTGCTGACCTGAAAAAAAAATCTTTGTTCTCCGACAGCCGTGACGATTTGGAAGACCGCCGGGTAAGAGAAGTGGAAATATCACTG
This portion of the Bacteroidota bacterium genome encodes:
- a CDS encoding MarR family winged helix-turn-helix transcriptional regulator, giving the protein MRTKELLQELIGLVETFDASVPESEALTLNDFIAYLNRLPVQRKDDKMIINISKNVSLLHRYSKFYLKKVLKNSSLQTIDEYSYLICLFYNESLTKTELNNMNAMEKTSGNEVIRRLLKSHLIKQQKDLADKRSMRVSITEQGKAEINKIFPELCKAAILLSGPLSDGEKASLNCSLSTLCDYHYNIFIGQKNAGIDDILSEMPKIKSTDS
- a CDS encoding ABC transporter ATP-binding protein, yielding MTVAASLSAAGKTYTAGDTSIIALQPTTIGFRKKELTLIVGPSGSGKTTLLSLLGCVIYPSQGDVWLEGTRVNTLSENKLAEIRLKKIGFVFQGFNLLAPLNGLENVMLPLLMQGVPRKEARNKALNLLHEFGMSDRIKNLPRELSGGQQQRIAIARALITNPGLILCDEPTAALDHKSTLQVMDNLCKLKENDCAVIIVTHDVRLKKYADRTIYVTDGSISETPLKESFDN
- a CDS encoding efflux RND transporter periplasmic adaptor subunit, with the translated sequence MDKTLIFVLVTLIMAGCAKKQVRQPEKEVLPVTQIIGIGKIIPEGGISELASPASGIVTELPVAEGSKVKKGEVLIQLANAEQALAVLEIDKKITSQQKSIESERWLIEQKKIAMADKLRKLTDAKDLLKSGATTGENVRTLQNDYDQASQEMKKLENDLAMQQSQLNEISAQKAIKKYNLQQTTLKAPMDGIILDILPKAGEALSQYQTYARLAPDKPLIVQAEIDEMFAGKLALGQKCSVRLSGENKQVASGKVIHISADLKKKSLFSDSRDDLEDRRVREVEISLDSVSRPLLINTKVECTIQIK